The following DNA comes from Chitinophaga nivalis.
ACTATGATATGCGACCTGCAACTCAAAAAGTTGTATTTCGTCGACAATACTTATTTCACCATCCTCACAGAATTGCGTACACACACGATCGGTGAGGTAGCTGATATGCTGGAAGATGAGGCAGACTATGCAGAATACGAAAAATTTATCCGGTATCTGCTCAACAAAGAGCTGGCGGCTATTGTAGACGATCTGGATGTCTTTCCTCCCATCAGTATGGAATGGGATCATCCTGCTATCATCACTAATTCCATCATTGATATCAGAGATGAATTTCCCGATTTTCAGAAAATATTCACCCAACTGGATGAACTGGGTTGTCATGCTATACAGATACGCGCCTTTACCCATCTATCCCCCCGGCACATCACAGCTATACTTGCCTTAACATCCGGGAAAAATTTCAGATCTGTTCAACTGCTCTTTGGTTATAAAAAAGAAAAAACTGGTTTTACCAGCTTAAGTAAAATCGCTATAAAATATCCAATCGCCGCTTTAGTTGTTTATGATACCCCTGATGAAGCCTACCGGAAAAACAATGCTGCTGCCACGAAGCCTCCCAATCTGACTTACTTAAAACAGGACATTACCTCCTGTGAAAGCTGTGGCATCATTAATCTGGAATCATTACAGGTGCCTTCTTTACAAGGGTTCATTGAAAACATTACCCTTAACAGTTGCCTGAACAGAAAGATTTCTATTGACGAACAAGGAGAAATAAAGAATTGTCCGTCTATGAAGAAAAGTTATGGCAATATCAAAAACACGACGCTTAAATCCGTTATTGACCATACCAACATCAGTGCACTTTGGCCTATAAACAAAGATGCCATTGAAGTCTGTAAGGATTGTGAATATCGGTATATTTGTACCGACTGCCGGGCATATACCACCCATTCCGACAACTTGTATGCCAAGCCAGCAAAATGTAAATATGACCCTTACACAGCAAAATGGAGCAACTAGTATCTATTACCCATCCTGTCTTATCATTACTACTATGCGTTTTCGTTTCCTTTTTTTCATAACACTATTACTGCTCATGCATCCTATCACCTGGGCACAAGCCCCGGACAGCTACTTTAACCTGATCAGCAAAGCGGATACTGCTTATCGGCTGAAAGATTATGCCACCGCCGCTCATTTAAATAAAAGGGCTTTTGATATCATTAAGGACCGTGACATAAAAGAAGTCATTTATCAGGTAGCTTATAATACGGTTTGTTACTATACACTGGCAAGCGAACCAGATACCGCATTTACCCTCTTACAACAGATAGTACCTGATCACAACTTCATTCCTTATCACGATCAACTTGCCTCAGATCCGGATTTAACACTGCTGCATACCGATAAACGCTGGAAAAAACTGGCAGCAGCCGCGCGAAAAACCAAACAAGTATTTGAGGCCACCTTAAACAAACCGCTGGTAGCAACACTGGCGACCATTCATGAAGATGATCAGCATTACAGACTTCAACTAAATGATATTGTAAAAAAATATGGCACCCAATCACCGGAATATAAAAACCAATGGGTGCTCATTAAAGAAAAAGATAGCGCTAACCTAGTTAAGATAAATAGCATCCTGGATCAATATGGCTGGCAAGGTCCTGAAAAAATCGGGTTCCAGGGCAGTCAAACCCTCTTTCTGGTTATTCAGCACGCAGATATAGCCACCCAGTTGAAATACCTCCCATTACTACAACAAGCAGTTAAAAACGGGCAATCACTACCCAGTAACCTGGCCTTGCTGGAAGACAGAACCAGACTGCGGCAAGGAAAAAAACAACGGTATGGCAGTCAGATCACGATAGACAACAAAAGCGGGCAATCCTATGTACAACCACTGGAAGATCCCGATCACGTAGACGAAAGGCGGGCTACTGTTGGATTAGCACCAATGGCTACCTATTTAAGTCAAAGTTTTCAATTAACATGGGATGTGGAACAATACAAAAAAATGCTGCCGGAGATCGAAGCCAAGTTGAAGCGGCCAGTGAATGGGCAGTAGGAAACTATAATAGTGCTGATCACTAGTGATTGATACTGACAGCAGCCAGCTTGTTTTTGATCTGTTTGAATAGTTTCTCCCCCGAGCTGGGCCTATCGGCATTATCCAGCAATAAGGTACCACTTTCATTGAACAACAGATACCTGGGTAATCCCAGCACTTTTTCATTCCCGGATCGCCGATATAACATTTACCCTGCATAGTGGCACCACCATAATGGAGCATTGTTATGCCCTTGAAAGTGGCACCACATATCTCAGTACAGCTAGTTACTGCCAACGTTTAATATGGTGATAACATCTCCAATCATTGCCGGCCAAACAACAAGATAAATGGCGGAGTGCGGAAGCGTAATTACCCAAAACCGCTGATCATATTTCCTTCTTGAAATTGAAGTGATCACAAAATCACCAATCACAGGAAACAAAATGGCATAAAAGGTAATCCACATTACCTCAGCCAAAAGGTCTGATCTCATTGAAGGTCCAGGAAAATCCTGCTGGATAAAGTAAGCTGTTAATATTAAATAAACTAGTATTGCGACAATGAGGCTCCATAAAAACAACATCGGATTTCTCTTCGCTTTTTGCAAAAGATAATACCCTCCCGTCAGTAAAAATATGCAACAAAGCAACCATACATTACTTTCCTTATATTCTGTTATGAGGGCGGCTGTTGTTGTATCGCCCAGTCTGCGAAGTCTTATATTGGATAACGCTTTAAATGAATTACCTACAATTGGAATAATACCAAAAATGAGCGTAGATACTCCAACAATAATAGCAAGCCACTCCTTGTTTTTTTTCATAGTAATAGCCATTAAAATTAATAATATAACGGGGACGATTTAATGTTGACAAGCCTTCTTATCGGAAACACTCCTCACCCCTTAATCCCTTTTATCCAATCCTTGAATTTATTCACCTGCTCTACGATAAAAGACTCCGGCGATTCTTCCGCTTCCCCTACCGGTAAAATATGTTCAAAATAAGTTCCTTTCAGGATGTTGCGCAACAACCCTTCTCCGAGAAATGATTTGTTGTCGTTCAGTGTTTTGGTCGCTTTCAGCAGGTGCCGAATATCGTATTGCAGCGGGTTGATATCCGGTACCTGTTTGTTCAGGTTCAGTAGTTCATACACAGCGATGCGGGCTGTTCTGACAGAGCTTTCCATGGTAAATACCACGTCGTTATTGGTTTCTATAAACTGTCCTACCAGGCCCAGGTTTTTGCAGCCGGCAGGTACTACCCGTGGGCGGTCGCCTTTGGCCCTTGGCATAAACATCGAGGTGATGTAAGGCATAAAGGCCGTGTGTACGATCGTATTTTCCACGACCTGATCTAACTGATCGATGATGCCTACATGATAGCAAAGCTCTGCCAGGATTTCATTTCCGGTACATGCCGGCATTCTTTTTTT
Coding sequences within:
- the gwsS gene encoding grasp-with-spasm system SPASM domain peptide maturase; its protein translation is MAIRISQVKEKYLYLYANCYPVKGYTRTMICDLQLKKLYFVDNTYFTILTELRTHTIGEVADMLEDEADYAEYEKFIRYLLNKELAAIVDDLDVFPPISMEWDHPAIITNSIIDIRDEFPDFQKIFTQLDELGCHAIQIRAFTHLSPRHITAILALTSGKNFRSVQLLFGYKKEKTGFTSLSKIAIKYPIAALVVYDTPDEAYRKNNAAATKPPNLTYLKQDITSCESCGIINLESLQVPSLQGFIENITLNSCLNRKISIDEQGEIKNCPSMKKSYGNIKNTTLKSVIDHTNISALWPINKDAIEVCKDCEYRYICTDCRAYTTHSDNLYAKPAKCKYDPYTAKWSN
- a CDS encoding DUF6624 domain-containing protein; translation: MHPITWAQAPDSYFNLISKADTAYRLKDYATAAHLNKRAFDIIKDRDIKEVIYQVAYNTVCYYTLASEPDTAFTLLQQIVPDHNFIPYHDQLASDPDLTLLHTDKRWKKLAAAARKTKQVFEATLNKPLVATLATIHEDDQHYRLQLNDIVKKYGTQSPEYKNQWVLIKEKDSANLVKINSILDQYGWQGPEKIGFQGSQTLFLVIQHADIATQLKYLPLLQQAVKNGQSLPSNLALLEDRTRLRQGKKQRYGSQITIDNKSGQSYVQPLEDPDHVDERRATVGLAPMATYLSQSFQLTWDVEQYKKMLPEIEAKLKRPVNGQ